The Medicago truncatula cultivar Jemalong A17 chromosome 4, MtrunA17r5.0-ANR, whole genome shotgun sequence genome includes a region encoding these proteins:
- the LOC11420057 gene encoding glycine-rich RNA-binding protein GRP1A: MGSSDVEYRCFVGGLAWATDSQALEQAFSKFGEITDSKVINDRETGRSRGFGFVTFAEEKSMRDAIEEMNGQDIDGRNITVNEAQSRGSGGGGRGGGGGGYGGGGGYGGGGGGYGGGGGRRDGGYSRSGGGGGYGGGGDRGYGGGGGGGYGGGRDRGYGGGGGDRGYGGGGGGDRYSRGGGADSGGNWRD; the protein is encoded by the exons ATGGGTTCTTCTGATGTTGAGTACCGTTGCTTCGTCGGAGGTCTTGCATGGGCCACCGATAGCCAAGCTCTCGAGCAAGCTTTCTCTAAGTTTGGTGAAATCACTGATTCCAAG gtGATTAACGATCGTGAAACTGGACGATCAAGAGGTTTTGGTTTTGTGACATTCGCTGAGGAGAAATCGATGAGAGATGCAATTGAGGAGATGAACGGTCAGGATATTGACGGCAGGAATATTACTGTGAATGAAGCTCAGTCCCGTGGTAGTGGTGGAGGAGGTAGAGGTGGTGGCGGCGGTGGTTATGGTGGCGGCGGTGGTTATGGAGGAGGCGGTGGTGGATATGGAGGAGGCGGTGGTCGTCGTGATGGTGGATACAGCAGAAGCGGTGGTGGTGGAGGCTATGGGGGAGGAGGCGATCGTGGATatggtggtggaggtggtggtggttatGGTGGAGGTAGGGACCGTGGATATGGAGGTGGAGGTGGTGACCGTGGTTATGGTGGTGGAGGTGGCGGTGATCGCTACTCTCGTGGTGGTGGTGCTGATAGCGGTGGAAACTGGAGGGATTAG
- the LOC11410254 gene encoding replication protein A 70 kDa DNA-binding subunit C isoform X2 has translation MLNKTFNLIFFHVLYFYRVGEVNNNGVHTFLNKLSNAAPDTKIKVRVARMWDTLNITKKKEIISTDMVLIDEKANCIHATIPRRFSPSLKKVLQEGKIYVISHFEVSKNKEKYAVVENNPSMLSFYGDAIVTEEGSDDNTIPRYIFEFVNFNDLIKRCGKEVLADVIGFIIDVDPIEEKTTVNGKVDMLSLHLGDGSGNVLKVTLWDDYAPMFNQKLIDQMHATPKPNVAIFTSTLVKQYQGELYVSSSRSTTIYINIDTPEVADLILSSKGKNSVLKTTETLSLTNVDVKTISELLSMAVSGVYQGDVVYNCVATVDDILLKNGLYYVSCPHCRKTVSSTETDFNCEHCTKKVDYPKIRYRLELQVNDSTESTIFVLFAEVAEQLAQLKLDDLTPDLENTGRDSDLPKQLQHIIGSKHIFQVKLSSYFERRGVQSFTAHKILKPVVKIEKEDNIATACSSSSGSLTIEIPDLPKKRRKLILHSNKSGDKDQNEDVEDLED, from the exons ATGTTAAATAAAACCTTTAATCTAATCTTTTTTCATGTTCTTTACTTTTACAGGGTCGGAGAAGTCAACAACAATGGTGTGCATACCTTTCTCAACAAACTCTCCAATGCTGCCCCTGATACCAAGATCAAAGTTAGGGTAGCACGCATGTGGGACACGCtgaatataacaaaaaaaaaggaaataattagTACAGATATGGTGCTAATTGATGAGAAG GCAAATTGCATTCATGCTACAATACCAAGGAGGTTCTCACCTTCATTGAAGAAAGTCTTGCAAGAAGGCAAGATATATGTAATTTCACACTTTGAGGTCTCAAAAAACAAGGAGAAATATGCTGTGGTTGAAAACAATCCCTCCATGCTTAGTTTCTATGGTGACGCAATTGTGACTGAGGAGGGCTCGGATGACAACACAATCCCTCGCTATATCTTTGAATTTGTTAATTTCAATGATCTTATCAAACGTTGCGGGAAAGAGGTGTTGGCAG ATGTAATTGGATTTATAATTGATGTGGATCCAATTGAGGAGAAAACAACCGTCAATGGGAAAGTCGACATGTTGTCACTTCATTTGGGGGATGGCAG TGGGAATGTCTTGAAGGTAACGCTATGGGATGACTATGCTCCGATGTTTAATCAAAAACTGATAGATCAAATGCATGCTACTCCTAAGCCAAATGTGGCAATTTTTACCTCCACTTTGGTAAAACAATACCAAG gtgAGCTTTATGTTTCGTCTTCAAGATCCACAACAATTTATATCAACATAGACACCCCTGAAGTTGCTGATCTAATTTTGTCGTCCAA GGGGAAAAACAGTGTTCTGAAAACAACTGAAACTTTGTCTTTAACTAATGTTGATGTGAAGACCATATCTGAGCTTTTATCCATGGCAGTTTCGGGAGTTTATCAG GGTGATGTTGTCTACAATTGTGTTGCAACAGTTGATGACATCCTGCTAAAAAATGGGTTGTATTATGTTTCTTGCCCTCATTGTAGGAAAACTGTGAGTTCCACTGAGACAGACTTCAATTGTGAGCATTGTACTAAAAAGGTCGACTATCCAAAGATTAG GTACCGTTTGGAACTTCAAGTCAACGACTCTACGGAATCAACAATATTTGTGTTGTTTGCCGAAGTTGCTGAACAATTGGCACAACTAAAGCTAGATGACCTCACCCCGGATTTAGAAAAT ACTGGACGTGACTCTGATCTGCCTAAACAGCTCCAGCATATCATTGGTTCAAAGCATATTTTTCAAGTTAAGCTGAGCTCTTACTTTGAACGTCGTGGAGTACAAAGCTTCACTGCACATAAGATTCTGAAGCCAGTTGTTAAG ATTGAGAAAGAAGACAACATTGCCACTGCGTGTTCTTCCTCAAGTGGATCTCTTACCATTGAAATACCAGATTTGCCGAAGAAGAGGAGAAAATTAAT ATTGCACTCCAACAAATCAGGTGATAAGGACCAGAATGAAGATGTGGAAGATTTAGAAGATTGA
- the LOC11410254 gene encoding replication protein A 70 kDa DNA-binding subunit C isoform X1 produces MLNKTFNLIFFHVLYFYRVGEVNNNGVHTFLNKLSNAAPDTKIKVRVARMWDTLNITKKKEIISTDMVLIDEKANCIHATIPRRFSPSLKKVLQEGKIYVISHFEVSKNKEKYAVVENNPSMLSFYGDAIVTEEGSDDNTIPRYIFEFVNFNDLIKRCGKEVLADVIGFIIDVDPIEEKTTVNGKVDMLSLHLGDGSGNVLKVTLWDDYAPMFNQKLIDQMHATPKPNVAIFTSTLVKQYQGELYVSSSRSTTIYINIDTPEVADLILSSKGKNSVLKTTETLSLTNVDVKTISELLSMAVSGVYQGDVVYNCVATVDDILLKNGLYYVSCPHCRKTVSSTETDFNCEHCTKKVDYPKIRYRLELQVNDSTESTIFVLFAEVAEQLAQLKLDDLTPDLENQTGRDSDLPKQLQHIIGSKHIFQVKLSSYFERRGVQSFTAHKILKPVVKIEKEDNIATACSSSSGSLTIEIPDLPKKRRKLILHSNKSGDKDQNEDVEDLED; encoded by the exons ATGTTAAATAAAACCTTTAATCTAATCTTTTTTCATGTTCTTTACTTTTACAGGGTCGGAGAAGTCAACAACAATGGTGTGCATACCTTTCTCAACAAACTCTCCAATGCTGCCCCTGATACCAAGATCAAAGTTAGGGTAGCACGCATGTGGGACACGCtgaatataacaaaaaaaaaggaaataattagTACAGATATGGTGCTAATTGATGAGAAG GCAAATTGCATTCATGCTACAATACCAAGGAGGTTCTCACCTTCATTGAAGAAAGTCTTGCAAGAAGGCAAGATATATGTAATTTCACACTTTGAGGTCTCAAAAAACAAGGAGAAATATGCTGTGGTTGAAAACAATCCCTCCATGCTTAGTTTCTATGGTGACGCAATTGTGACTGAGGAGGGCTCGGATGACAACACAATCCCTCGCTATATCTTTGAATTTGTTAATTTCAATGATCTTATCAAACGTTGCGGGAAAGAGGTGTTGGCAG ATGTAATTGGATTTATAATTGATGTGGATCCAATTGAGGAGAAAACAACCGTCAATGGGAAAGTCGACATGTTGTCACTTCATTTGGGGGATGGCAG TGGGAATGTCTTGAAGGTAACGCTATGGGATGACTATGCTCCGATGTTTAATCAAAAACTGATAGATCAAATGCATGCTACTCCTAAGCCAAATGTGGCAATTTTTACCTCCACTTTGGTAAAACAATACCAAG gtgAGCTTTATGTTTCGTCTTCAAGATCCACAACAATTTATATCAACATAGACACCCCTGAAGTTGCTGATCTAATTTTGTCGTCCAA GGGGAAAAACAGTGTTCTGAAAACAACTGAAACTTTGTCTTTAACTAATGTTGATGTGAAGACCATATCTGAGCTTTTATCCATGGCAGTTTCGGGAGTTTATCAG GGTGATGTTGTCTACAATTGTGTTGCAACAGTTGATGACATCCTGCTAAAAAATGGGTTGTATTATGTTTCTTGCCCTCATTGTAGGAAAACTGTGAGTTCCACTGAGACAGACTTCAATTGTGAGCATTGTACTAAAAAGGTCGACTATCCAAAGATTAG GTACCGTTTGGAACTTCAAGTCAACGACTCTACGGAATCAACAATATTTGTGTTGTTTGCCGAAGTTGCTGAACAATTGGCACAACTAAAGCTAGATGACCTCACCCCGGATTTAGAAAAT CAGACTGGACGTGACTCTGATCTGCCTAAACAGCTCCAGCATATCATTGGTTCAAAGCATATTTTTCAAGTTAAGCTGAGCTCTTACTTTGAACGTCGTGGAGTACAAAGCTTCACTGCACATAAGATTCTGAAGCCAGTTGTTAAG ATTGAGAAAGAAGACAACATTGCCACTGCGTGTTCTTCCTCAAGTGGATCTCTTACCATTGAAATACCAGATTTGCCGAAGAAGAGGAGAAAATTAAT ATTGCACTCCAACAAATCAGGTGATAAGGACCAGAATGAAGATGTGGAAGATTTAGAAGATTGA
- the LOC120579966 gene encoding uncharacterized protein has protein sequence MREYYAYRIQQRPCEANTLIIGGRLFQQYVVDAFTAIEEERLRWVRQNQTVLRTDLYRNVCDAVVRGDTIAAATGKRIVLPSSFTGGPRYMVQNYQDAMAICRTFGNPDIFMTFTANPKWPEIQYMLQKIPGQSVDDRPDIKTRVFKMKLDQLMKHIVEGQYFGKIISAIYTIEFQKRGLPHAHILLWLHPSNKYPTPEDIDKIITAEMPSKEDDPECFNAVKQFMLHGPCGDANINAPCMIDGICSRKFPKSFFDETTIDRDGFPTYRRRDDGRHVKKGDINLDNRYVVPYNRGLLLAFQAHLNVEWCNKSRAIKYLFKYLHKGPDRAIMVIEDNVLGNRSTNATHITMVDEVKTFLDCRYVSACEACWRIFNFDIHYRNPAVMRLSFHLPEEHSITLRDSEQLSDVISKEGVEHTMFTEWMLMNSMSSEARTLTYSEFPKKFVWDETKKKWKKRKAGRTIGRIYYAHPTSGEKYYLRILLNIVHGPTSYEEIKTVGGVTYQTFKETCNALGLLNDNREWNDALNEASQWATGTQLRELFVTILLYGEVADIGKLWETNWKTLSDDIVYKKRILFQHSRLELNDEQIQSYCLIEIDKILVRAGSYLSDFDGMPLPNSESFEATENRLIVEELSYNVDDLKKEHERCHPLLNEQQIDIYNNVINAVNTNIGGLYFVYGHGGTGKTFLYRTIIAKLRSEKKIVLAVASSGIASLLLPGGRTAHSRFKIPLEIYEDSTCSINQNTHLADLMVQTDLIIWDEAPMTQRYAFEALDRTLKDIIGFKFPDRAEQPFGGMTVLLGGDFRQILPVIPKGRIHDIIQSCINKSFLWDYCTIFSLSKSMRVRNTTSTGKEHDVIREFNKWLLQLGDGNIQAQSRRGEDFASWTTIPDQYLIPPMGDPLKQIVDNTYPELKSHLWDEEYFRERAILTPLNETVDEINNYIVQFTDGETKQYRSSDEIDKTTDNISDQELMYPVEFLNSLNINGFPRHCLELKEGMPIMLLRNINPALGMCNGTRLIITHLGERVIEAKIITGSNVGSKVLIPRIVLTSNDSKWPFLLRRRQFPIKVCYAMTINKSQGQSLNYVGLYLPRPVFSHGQLYVAFSRVTSPEGLKILIVERDENYVQYTKNVVYHEVFSGLPQCKYI, from the exons ATGAGAGAATATTATGCTTACCGGATACAACAGAGGCCCTGTGAAGCAAATACTCTTATTATTGGTGGTCGACTGTTCCAACAATACGTTGTTGATGCATTCACGGCAATAGAAGAAGAGCGACTGCGCTGGGTTAGACAGAATCAAACAGTGTTGCGTACGGATCTGTACAGAAATGTATGTGATGCAGTTGTGCGTGGAGATACAATAGCTGCTGCTACTGGGAAGAGAATCGTTTTGCCATCTTCTTTTACAGGTGGCCCTCGATATATGGTTCAAAACTATCAAGATGCCATGGCCATATGCAGGACATTTGGAAATCCTGATATCTTCATGACATTTACTGCTAATCCAAAGTGGCCAGAGATTCAATACATGCTTCAGAAAATACCAGGTCAATCTGTCGATGATAGACCGGACATCAAGACAAGAGTTTTTAAAATGAAACTTGACCAGCTAATGAAACACATAGTGGAGGGGCAATATTTTGGTAAAATTATATCAG CCATTTATACCATAGAGTTTCAAAAAAGAGGTCTGCCACATGCACACATACTATTATGGTTGCACCCAAGCAATAAGTATCCCACCCCGGAGGATATAGATAAGATTATTACTGCAGAAATGCCATCTAAGGAAGATGATCCAGAATGTTTTAATGCGGTAAAACAGTTCATGCTGCATGGACCGTGTGGAGATGCAAATATAAATGCACCTTGCATGATTGATGGTATTTGTAGTCGAAAATTTCCCAAAAGTTTTTTCGATGAAACAACAATAGATAGAGATGGGTTCCCGACGTATAGAAGGAGGGACGATGGAAGACATGTGAAAAAAGGAGATATCAATTTAGACAATCGGTATGTGGTTCCATACAATCGAGGTTTGTTGCTGGCATTTCAAGCACATCTAAATGTTGAATGGTGCAACAAGTCAAGGGCCATAAAGTACCTATTTAAATATCTTCACAAGGGCCCAGATAGAGCAATAATGGTAATAGAAGATAATGTTTTGGGCAACAGAAGCACAAATGCAACTCATATAACAATGGTTGATGAGGTCAAAACATTCTTGGATTGTAG GTATGTATCGGCATGTGAAGCATGTTGGAGGATATTCAATTTTGACATACACTACAGAAATCCGGCTGTTATGAGATTGAGCTTTCATTTGCCAGAAGAACACTCAATCACTCTAAGAGATTCAGAGCAATTGTCAGACGTAATTTCAAAGGAAGGAGTTGAACATACTATGTTTACAGAATGGATGCTAATGAATTCAATGAGCTCGGAAGCACGTACATTAACGTATTCTGAGTTTCCCAAAAAATTTGTTTGGGAcgagacaaaaaaaaagtggaaaaaacGGAAAGCTGGAAGAACAATCGGAAGAATTTATTATGCACATCCAACTAGCGGGGAGAAATATTACCTCAGAATTTTACTGAATATTGTTCATGGTCCAACAAGCTATGAAGAAATAAAGACAGTGGGAGGGGTGACTTATCAGACATTCAAAGAAACATGTAATGCTCTTGGGCTATTGAATGATAACAGAGAGTGGAATGATGCATTGAATGAAGCATCACAGTGGGCCACAGGCACTCAATTAAGAGAGTTATTTGTTACCATTTTGCTTTATGGAGAAGTGGCAGATATAGGGAAACTATGGGAAACTAATTGGAAAACGTTGTCTGACGATATTGTCTACAAAAAGAGAATATTGTTTCAACACTCCAGATTGGAGCTTAATGATGAACAGATTCAATCATACTGCTTGATTGAAATTGACAAGATTTTGGTTCGTGCTGGAAGTTACCTTTCTGATTTTGATGGAATGCCGTTGCCAAATAGTGAATCCTTTGAAGCCACGGAAAACCGACTTATTGTGGAAGAGCTTAGTTATAATGTTGATGACCTGAAAAAAGAACACGAAAGATGTCATCCATTGTTGAACGAACAGCAGattgatatatataataatgttataaatGCTGTCAACACTAATATTGGTGGACTCTACTTCGTGTATGGCCATGGAGGGACTGGCAAGACTTTTCTATACAGAACAATTATTGCAAAACTCAGGTCAGAAAAAAAGATAGTACTTGCTGTTGCTTCTTCAG GTATTGCATCCCTCTTGCTTCCTGGAGGAAGGACCGCTCATAGTAGATTTAAAATTCCTCTTGAGATCTATGAAGACAGCACATGCTCAATAAACCAAAATACTCATCTAGCTGATCTAATGGTTCAAACAGATCTCATAATCTGGGATGAAGCACCAATGACTCAAAGATATGCTTTTGAAGCTCTTGATAGGACACTTAAAGACATAATTGGTTTCAAATTTCCGGATAGGGCAGAGCAACCATTTGGAGGAATGACAGTTCTTCTTGGAGGAGATTTTAGGCAAATACTTCCTGTAATACCAAAAGGTCGAATACATGATATAATTCAATCATGCATCAACAAGTCTTTTTTGTGGGACTACTGTACAATATTTTCATTGTCCAAAAGCATGAGGGTCAGAAATACTACCTCTACAGGCAAAGAACATGATGTGATACGTGAATTCAATAAATGGCTACTTCAACTTGGTGATGGAAACATTCAAGCACAAAGCCGACGTGGTGAAGATTTTGCATCGTGGACGACGATACCAGATCAATATCTTATCCCACCAATGGGTGATCCACTCAAACAAATTGTGGATAACACTTACCCAGAATTAAAGAGCCATCTGTGGGATGAAGAATATTTCAGGGAAAGAGCAATACTCACTCCTCTAAATGAAACAGTTGATgaaatcaataattatattgTTCAGTTTACTGATGGAGAAACAAAACAATACAGAAGCTCAGACGAGATTGACAAGACAACTGACAACATATCAGATCAAGAGCTCATGTATCCTGTGGAATTTCTAAACTCCTTAAATATTAATGGATTTCCAAGACATTGTTTGGAGCTTAAAGAAGGAATGCCTATTATGTTATTGAGGAATATCAATCCGGCATTAGGAATGTGTAATGGAACAAGACTTATTATTACGCATCTAGGAGAGCGAGTAATAGAGGCTAAAATAATTACAGGATCTAACGTTGGTTCAAAGGTGCTAATCCCCAGAATTGTTCTTACTTCTAACGACTCTAAATGGCCTTTTCTGTTGCGCAGGAGGCAGTTTCCAATTAAGGTGTGCTATGCAATGACAATAAACAAAAGTCAAGGCCAGTCATTAAATTATGTGGGATTATATTTGCCAAGACCTGTATTTAGTCATGGACAACTATATGTTGCCTTTTCAAGAGTCACTTCCCCAGAGGGACTGAAAATTCTAATTGTTGAGCGTGATGAGAATTATGTACAATACACGAAAAATGTAGTGTACCATGAGGTATTTAGTGGTCTTCCTCAATGTAAATATATTTGA
- the LOC11413934 gene encoding glycine-rich RNA-binding protein GRP1A gives MADVEYRCFVGGLAWATDNEALEKAFSQYGEIVDSKIINDRETGRSRGFGFVTFANEKSMNDAIEAMNGQDLDGRNITVNQAQSRGSGGGGGGGRGGGGYGGGGGGYGGERRGYGGGGGYGGGGGGGYGERRGGGGGYSRGGGGGGYGGGGYSRGGGDGGY, from the exons ATGGCTGATGTTGAATACCGGTGCTTCGTCGGAGGTCTTGCATGGGCCACCGACAACGAAGCTCTCGAGAAAGCCTTCTCTCAATACGGCGAGATCGTTGATTCCAAG ATCATTAACGATCGTGAAACTGGACGATCAAGAGGTTTTGGATTTGTGACATTCGCTAACGAGAAATCCATGAACGATGCCATTGAAGCAATGAACGGTCAGGATTTGGACGGACGTAACATCACTGTGAACCAAGCTCAGAGCCGTGGTAGCGGTGGAGGTGGAGGAGGAGGCCGTGGTGGCGGTGGTTATGGAGGTGGTGGCGGTGGATATGGTGGAGAACGTCGTGGTTACGGTGGAGGTGGTGGATacggaggaggaggtggtggtggatATGGAGAACGCCGTGGTGGAGGCGGTGGCTACAGCagaggaggtggtggtggaggatATGGTGGTGGTGGATACAGCAGAGGTGGAGGTGATGGTGGTTATTAG